One Malania oleifera isolate guangnan ecotype guangnan chromosome 9, ASM2987363v1, whole genome shotgun sequence DNA segment encodes these proteins:
- the LOC131164063 gene encoding protein DETOXIFICATION 56 — protein MSAASSPKENSREEVPHSASDPPLTQKWPASFMQMTLLELKKQKGIAFPLMVMNLMWFAKIAITTAFLGRLGELPLAGGTLGFTFANVTGFSVLNGLCCAMEPICGQAYGAKNFRLLHKTLLMTIFLLLLTAVPISILWLCVGKILIHFGQQEDISITAKNYLLSLLPDLIVTSFLCPLKAYLSSQRITVPIMFSSALALAFHIPINILLSRAKGLEGVSMAIWITDLLVVILLLVYVLVMENGKEGRWAEGGWWDLRACDWIGLLKLSGPCCLTTCLEWWCYEILVLLTGRLANAKQAVGIFAIVINFDYLLYSIMLSLATCASTRVSNELGANQAGPACQSACVSLAASILLGFIGGATTVAARGNWGALFSHDEGIIRGVKKMMLLMALVEIVNFPLVVCGGIVRGTAKPLLAMYASLGGFYLLALPLGVVLAFKIGLGLGGLLVGFLAGTVACLTLLLVFVMRIDWVEEAGKAQILACSVQEIGM, from the coding sequence ATGTCTGCAGCATCGAGTCCGAAAGAAAATTCAAGAGAGGAAGTCCCCCACTCAGCTTCAGATCCACCTCTCACTCAGAAATGGCCAGCCAGCTTCATGCAGATGACCCTCTTGGAGCTCAAGAAGCAGAAGGGAATAGCCTTCCCATTGATGGTGATGAATTTAATGTGGTTTGCCAAGATAGCCATCACAACAGCGTTCCTAGGCAGGCTTGGAGAGCTCCCACTGGCCGGTGGCACTCTTGGTTTCACCTTTGCTAATGTCACTGGTTTCTCCGTCTTGAATGGGCTCTGTTGTGCCATGGAACCCATATGTGGTCAAGCCTATGGAGCTAAAAATTTTAGGCTGCTTCACAAGACCCTTCTCATGACAATCTTCTTACTACTCCTAACCGCAGTCCCCATTTCTATATTGTGGCTCTGTGTTGGCAAGATACTCATCCACTTCGGCCAGCAAGAAGACATATCAATCACTGCAAAGAActatcttctctctctcctccctgaTTTAATAGTCACTTCATTTCTCTGTCCTCTCAAAGCCTACTTGAGCTCGCAAAGGATAACAGTTCCGATAATGTTCAGCTCAGCTCTGGCACTGGCATTTCACATCCCTATCAACATCCTACTTTCGAGAGCTAAGGGTCTCGAGGGAGTTTCCATGGCGATCTGGATAACAGATCTTCTTGTTGTCATTCTACTCCTTGTGTACGTGCTGGTGATGGAAAATGGGAAGGAAGGGAGGTGGGCAGAAGGAGGGTGGTGGGATCTAAGGGCTTGTGACTGGATCGGATTGCTCAAACTCTCTGGACCATGTTGCCTGACCACCTGCCTCGAATGGTGGTGCTATGAGATCCTAGTCCTCTTAACAGGGCGTCTAGCGAATGCTAAACAAGCAGTGGGAATATTTGCCATAGTCATAAACTTTGATTATCTACTCTATTCTATAATGTTATCTCTGGCCACATGCGCATCCACTCGTGTATCAAACGAGCTGGGTGCGAACCAAGCCGGCCCAGCTTGTCAGTCGGCATGTGTTTCTTTGGCAGCAAGCATCCTCTTGGGTTTCATTGGCGGAGCAACAACAGTAGCAGCCAGAGGCAATTGGGGAGCCTTATTCAGCCATGATGAAGGCATTATAAGAGGAGTGAAGAAGATGATGCTGCTAATGGCTTTGGTGGAAATTGTGAACTTCCCATTAGTTGTTTGTGGGGGCATAGTTCGAGGCACAGCCAAGCCCTTGTTGGCTATGTACGCCAGTCTCGGGGGGTTCTATCTGCTGGCCTTGCCCTTGGGTGTGGTTCTAGCTTTCAAAATCGGGCTTGGACTTGGGGGACTGTTGGTAGGGTTCCTGGCTGGGACAGTTGCATGCTTAACTTTGTTGTTAGTGTTTGTTATGAGGATTGATTGGGTTGAAGAAGCTGGCAAAGCACAAATACTTGCCTGTAGTGTACAGGAAATTGGGATGTAA